A stretch of the Thermus thermophilus genome encodes the following:
- the sufC gene encoding Fe-S cluster assembly ATPase SufC — MSQLEIRDLWASIDGETILKGVNLVVPKGEVHALMGPNGAGKSTLGKILAGDPEYTVEKGEILLDGENILELSPDERARKGLFLAFQYPVEVPGVTIANFLRLALQAKLGREVGVAEFWAKVKKALELLDWDESYLSRYLNEGFSGGEKKRNEILQLLVLEPTYAVLDETDSGLDIDALKVVARGVNAMRGPNFGALVITHYQRILNYIQPDRVHVMMDGRVVATGGPELALELEAKGYEWLKEKVKEGA, encoded by the coding sequence ATGAGCCAGCTGGAGATCCGCGACCTCTGGGCTTCCATTGACGGGGAGACGATCCTCAAGGGCGTGAACCTGGTGGTCCCCAAGGGGGAGGTCCACGCCCTTATGGGCCCCAACGGGGCCGGGAAGAGCACCCTGGGCAAGATCCTGGCCGGGGACCCCGAGTACACGGTGGAGAAGGGGGAGATCCTCCTGGACGGGGAGAACATCCTGGAGCTCTCCCCGGACGAAAGGGCGCGGAAGGGGCTCTTCCTCGCCTTCCAGTACCCGGTGGAGGTGCCCGGGGTGACCATCGCCAACTTCCTCCGCCTCGCCCTCCAGGCCAAGCTCGGCCGGGAGGTGGGGGTGGCGGAGTTCTGGGCCAAGGTGAAGAAGGCCTTGGAGCTTCTGGACTGGGACGAGAGCTACCTCTCCCGCTACCTCAACGAGGGCTTCTCCGGCGGGGAGAAGAAGCGGAACGAGATCCTGCAGCTATTGGTCCTCGAGCCCACCTACGCCGTCCTGGACGAGACCGACTCGGGCCTGGACATTGACGCCCTCAAGGTGGTGGCCCGGGGCGTGAACGCCATGCGGGGGCCGAACTTCGGCGCGTTGGTGATCACCCACTACCAGCGGATCCTGAACTACATCCAGCCCGATAGGGTCCACGTGATGATGGACGGCCGGGTGGTGGCCACGGGCGGTCCCGAGCTTGCCCTGGAGCTCGAGGCCAAGGGGTACGAGTGGCTTAAGGAGAAGGTGAAGGAGGGCGCATGA
- a CDS encoding NIPSNAP family protein, translated as MGPMKVQMRRYTLKEGAKEAFQKVFLGTIVPLRQALGFRVLGAYWLSEREFLWFVAHEDFEEAERAYYAHPERQKVDPRAYLEAMETRFVERLL; from the coding sequence ATGGGCCCCATGAAGGTCCAGATGCGCCGCTACACCCTGAAGGAAGGGGCCAAGGAGGCCTTCCAAAAGGTCTTCCTGGGGACCATCGTCCCCCTGAGGCAGGCCCTGGGCTTTAGGGTCCTCGGGGCCTACTGGCTTTCCGAGCGGGAGTTCCTCTGGTTCGTGGCCCACGAGGACTTTGAGGAGGCGGAAAGGGCCTACTACGCCCACCCCGAAAGGCAGAAGGTGGACCCCAGGGCGTACCTGGAGGCCATGGAAACCCGCTTCGTGGAGCGCCTCCTGTAG
- the alaS gene encoding alanine--tRNA ligase, whose translation MRTAEIREKYLAFFEGKGHLRLPSFSLIPENDPSLLFTSAGMAPLKPYFLGAKPIFFGREWRRVTTCQECLRVGDIENVGRTSRHNTYFEMLGNFSFGDYFKKEAILWAWEFLTEHLKLDPGRLWVTVYEDDDEAYGIWRDLVGVPEERIGRFGEDENYWPGGAITHGPNGPSGPCSEIFYDRGPAYGTPDETGPNTGSGDRFVEIWNLVFTQYDRQGPIPGPGILKPLPQKNIDTGMGLYRVAAILQDVEDFYRTDTFFPIIQEVARMSGRPYEGKASVSHRVIADHVRAVVAALSDGVTFSNTGRGYVIRRLLRRALRHGYLLGLSDPFLHRLAPLVAELLGDFYPEMRENLPAVEKQIRLEEERFLETLEGGLKRLDALLSGLKPGEVLPGQEAFRLYDTYGFPLDLTVEIAAERGYGVDTEGFQKAMEEQQSRSRAAMAFEREIFKKGAQVLEELYAERGATEFLGYTALEAEAEVLALLAGDQSLEEAGPGTEVQVVLDKTPFYAEGGGQIGDFGLLEWPGGRARVETTRKTEGGIFLHKARVEEGVLRVGERVRAVVDPRRRDTERNHTATHLLHAALRAVLGPHVRQAGSLVAPDRLRFDFTHPEPLKPEELERVELLVNRWIVADFPVTWRYMPLEEARKEGAMALFGEKYGEVVRVVRVEGSPLPGLESKELCGGCHVRRTGEIGAFLIRSEEAVSAGVRRIEAVTGEEAIRFARGSLNRLKALAERLEVGEAALEERLEKLLAELKEKEREVERLKARLVQATLGGGGRPSLEEKGGLTWTVAELPGLDAKALRQAADDLVARGADVALVLSEGQAVLKLSSRALERGLEAGALFRALAERAGGRGGGKGALAQGGGLDPKKAREALPGLLP comes from the coding sequence ATGCGCACGGCGGAGATCCGCGAGAAGTACCTGGCTTTTTTTGAGGGCAAGGGGCATCTGCGCCTCCCCTCCTTCAGCCTCATCCCCGAGAACGACCCCTCCCTCCTCTTCACCTCCGCGGGGATGGCCCCCCTAAAGCCCTATTTCCTCGGAGCGAAGCCCATCTTCTTTGGCAGGGAGTGGCGCCGGGTCACCACCTGCCAGGAGTGCCTGAGGGTGGGGGACATAGAGAACGTGGGCCGCACCAGCCGGCACAACACCTACTTTGAGATGCTGGGCAACTTCTCCTTCGGGGACTACTTCAAGAAGGAGGCCATCCTCTGGGCCTGGGAGTTCCTCACGGAGCACCTCAAGCTGGACCCCGGGCGCCTTTGGGTCACGGTCTACGAGGACGACGACGAGGCCTACGGGATCTGGCGCGACCTCGTGGGGGTTCCCGAGGAGAGGATCGGCCGCTTCGGCGAGGACGAGAACTACTGGCCGGGCGGGGCCATCACCCACGGGCCAAACGGGCCTTCTGGCCCCTGCTCGGAGATCTTCTACGACCGGGGCCCGGCCTACGGCACCCCGGACGAGACCGGCCCCAACACGGGAAGCGGGGACCGGTTCGTGGAGATCTGGAACCTGGTCTTCACCCAGTACGACCGCCAGGGCCCCATCCCGGGCCCCGGGATCCTCAAGCCCCTGCCCCAGAAGAACATAGATACCGGCATGGGCCTCTACCGGGTGGCGGCCATCCTCCAGGACGTGGAGGACTTCTACCGCACGGACACCTTCTTCCCCATCATCCAGGAGGTGGCCCGGATGAGCGGCAGGCCCTACGAGGGGAAGGCTTCGGTGAGCCACCGGGTGATCGCCGACCACGTCCGGGCGGTGGTGGCGGCCCTCTCTGACGGGGTGACCTTCTCCAACACCGGGCGGGGCTACGTGATCCGCCGCCTCCTCCGCCGGGCCCTGAGGCACGGCTACCTCCTCGGGCTTTCCGACCCCTTCCTGCACCGCCTCGCCCCCTTGGTGGCGGAGCTCCTCGGGGACTTCTACCCGGAGATGCGGGAGAACCTCCCCGCCGTGGAGAAGCAGATCCGCCTCGAGGAGGAGCGCTTCCTGGAGACCCTGGAGGGGGGCCTCAAGCGCCTGGACGCCCTCCTCTCCGGCCTCAAGCCCGGGGAGGTCCTGCCCGGGCAGGAGGCCTTTAGGCTCTACGACACCTACGGCTTCCCCCTGGACCTCACCGTGGAGATCGCCGCGGAAAGGGGCTACGGCGTGGACACGGAGGGCTTCCAGAAGGCCATGGAGGAGCAGCAAAGCCGCTCCCGGGCCGCCATGGCCTTTGAGCGGGAGATCTTCAAGAAGGGGGCCCAGGTCCTGGAGGAGCTCTACGCCGAGCGGGGGGCCACGGAGTTTTTGGGCTACACCGCCCTCGAGGCCGAGGCCGAGGTCCTGGCCCTCCTCGCCGGGGACCAAAGCCTTGAGGAGGCAGGGCCCGGCACCGAGGTCCAGGTGGTCCTGGACAAGACCCCCTTCTACGCCGAGGGGGGCGGGCAGATCGGGGACTTCGGCCTTTTGGAGTGGCCTGGGGGCCGGGCCCGGGTGGAGACCACGAGGAAGACGGAGGGGGGAATCTTCCTCCACAAGGCCCGGGTGGAGGAAGGGGTGCTGAGGGTAGGGGAGAGGGTGCGGGCGGTGGTGGACCCGAGGAGGCGGGACACCGAGAGGAACCACACCGCCACCCACCTCCTCCACGCGGCGCTAAGGGCCGTCCTCGGCCCCCACGTGCGCCAGGCGGGAAGCCTCGTGGCCCCGGATAGGCTCCGCTTTGACTTCACCCACCCCGAGCCCCTGAAGCCCGAGGAGCTTGAGCGGGTGGAGCTTCTGGTGAACCGCTGGATCGTGGCCGACTTCCCCGTGACCTGGCGCTACATGCCCCTGGAGGAGGCGAGGAAGGAGGGGGCCATGGCCCTCTTCGGGGAGAAGTACGGGGAGGTGGTGCGGGTGGTGCGGGTGGAGGGAAGCCCGCTTCCTGGCCTCGAGTCCAAGGAGCTCTGCGGCGGCTGCCACGTGCGCCGCACCGGGGAGATCGGGGCCTTCCTCATCCGGAGCGAGGAGGCCGTCTCCGCCGGGGTGCGCCGCATAGAGGCGGTGACGGGGGAGGAGGCCATCCGCTTCGCCCGGGGGAGCCTGAACCGCCTGAAGGCCCTCGCCGAGCGCCTCGAGGTGGGGGAGGCCGCCCTGGAGGAGAGGCTGGAGAAGCTCCTCGCCGAGCTCAAGGAGAAGGAGCGGGAGGTGGAGCGCCTCAAGGCCCGCCTGGTCCAGGCCACCTTGGGGGGCGGCGGGAGGCCTTCCCTGGAGGAGAAGGGGGGCCTCACCTGGACGGTGGCCGAGCTTCCCGGCCTGGACGCCAAGGCCCTCCGCCAGGCGGCGGACGACCTGGTGGCCCGGGGGGCGGACGTGGCCTTGGTCCTAAGCGAAGGGCAGGCGGTGCTGAAGCTCTCCTCCAGGGCCCTGGAACGGGGCCTCGAGGCGGGGGCCCTCTTCCGGGCCCTCGCGGAGAGGGCGGGGGGCCGGGGCGGGGGCAAGGGGGCTTTGGCCCAGGGGGGCGGCCTGGACCCCAAGAAGGCCCGGGAGGCCCTCCCCGGTCTTCTCCCCTAG
- the aceA gene encoding isocitrate lyase: MEGLTPEMQKEAEALRREWETNPRWKGVRRDYRPEDVVRLRPSVQVEYTLAKRGAEKLWKLLHERPYVHTFGAYTGAMAVEMVRAGLEAIYLSGWQVAADANLAWQTYPDQSLYPYNSVPQIVKRINNALMRADQVERIEGRVTRDWYVPIVADAEAGFGGALNVFELTKAMIEAGAAGIHYEDQLASEKKCGHLGGKVLVPTGQHIRTLQAARLAADVMGVPTVIIARTDAEAATLITSDIDERDRPFILPDERTPEGFYRFKNGIEACIARALAYAPYADVIWMETSKPDLEEARKFAEAVKKEFPDKLLAYNLSPSFNWKKFLDDETIAKFNRELGAMGYKFQFITLAGWHALNYYIWELAKGYKERGMPAFVELQQKEFAAQKEGFTAVKHQREVGAGYFDEVVLALTQGQASTLALKGSTEEAQFNEPVH, translated from the coding sequence ATGGAAGGGCTGACCCCCGAGATGCAAAAGGAAGCGGAGGCGCTCCGCCGGGAGTGGGAGACGAACCCGAGGTGGAAGGGCGTCCGGCGGGACTACCGCCCCGAGGACGTGGTGCGCTTGAGGCCCAGCGTCCAGGTGGAGTACACCCTGGCCAAGCGAGGGGCGGAAAAACTCTGGAAACTCCTCCACGAAAGGCCCTACGTGCACACCTTCGGGGCCTACACCGGGGCCATGGCGGTGGAGATGGTGCGGGCCGGGCTGGAGGCCATCTACCTCTCCGGCTGGCAGGTGGCCGCCGACGCCAACCTGGCCTGGCAGACCTACCCCGACCAGTCCCTCTACCCCTACAACTCCGTGCCCCAAATCGTGAAGCGCATCAACAACGCCCTCATGCGGGCCGACCAGGTGGAGCGGATTGAAGGCCGGGTGACCCGGGACTGGTACGTGCCCATCGTGGCCGACGCCGAGGCGGGCTTCGGCGGGGCCCTCAACGTGTTTGAGCTCACCAAGGCCATGATTGAGGCGGGGGCTGCCGGGATCCACTACGAGGACCAGCTCGCCAGCGAGAAGAAGTGCGGCCACCTGGGCGGCAAGGTCCTGGTGCCCACGGGCCAGCACATCCGCACCCTCCAGGCGGCTAGGCTCGCCGCGGACGTGATGGGCGTGCCCACGGTGATCATCGCCCGCACCGACGCCGAGGCCGCCACCCTCATCACCAGCGACATTGACGAGCGCGACCGGCCCTTCATCCTCCCGGACGAGCGCACCCCCGAGGGCTTCTACCGCTTCAAGAACGGGATTGAGGCCTGCATCGCCCGGGCCCTGGCCTACGCCCCCTACGCCGACGTGATCTGGATGGAGACCTCCAAGCCCGACCTGGAGGAGGCCCGGAAGTTCGCCGAGGCGGTGAAGAAGGAGTTCCCCGACAAGCTCCTCGCTTACAACCTCTCCCCCTCCTTCAACTGGAAGAAGTTCCTGGACGACGAGACCATCGCCAAGTTCAACCGGGAGCTCGGGGCGATGGGGTACAAGTTCCAGTTCATCACCCTGGCGGGCTGGCACGCCCTGAACTACTACATCTGGGAGCTGGCCAAGGGCTACAAGGAGCGGGGCATGCCCGCCTTCGTGGAGCTCCAGCAGAAGGAGTTCGCCGCCCAGAAGGAGGGCTTCACCGCCGTCAAGCACCAGCGGGAGGTGGGGGCCGGGTACTTTGACGAGGTGGTCCTGGCCCTGACCCAGGGGCAGGCCTCCACCCTGGCCCTCAAGGGCTCCACGGAAGAGGCCCAGTTCAACGAGCCCGTCCACTGA
- the ruvX gene encoding Holliday junction resolvase RuvX: protein MRVGALDVGEARIGLAVGEEGVPLASGRGYLVRKTLEEDLEALLDFVRREGLSKLVVGLPLRTDLKESAQAGKVLPLVEALRARGVEVELWDERFTTKLAQERLKHAPKRLRRDKGKLDELAAVVLLEDYLARGI from the coding sequence ATGCGGGTGGGCGCGCTTGACGTGGGGGAGGCCCGGATCGGCCTCGCCGTGGGGGAGGAGGGGGTGCCCCTGGCCTCGGGCCGGGGGTATTTGGTGCGCAAGACCCTGGAGGAGGACCTCGAGGCCCTTCTGGACTTCGTGCGGCGGGAGGGCCTTTCTAAGCTCGTGGTGGGCCTCCCCTTGCGCACCGACCTCAAGGAGAGCGCCCAGGCGGGGAAGGTCCTCCCCCTGGTGGAGGCCCTGAGGGCCAGGGGGGTGGAGGTGGAGCTATGGGACGAGCGCTTCACCACCAAGCTCGCCCAGGAGCGCCTCAAGCACGCCCCCAAGCGGCTTCGCCGGGACAAGGGGAAGCTGGACGAGCTCGCGGCCGTGGTGCTTCTGGAGGACTACCTTGCCCGAGGGATCTAG
- a CDS encoding ABC transporter permease: MELFLLVLRNLLARPVRSLLTLLGVLVATASMVLFLSFGEGLRRALFQELSRVGPAIQVVPEGAEGFVFGGLPEISPETLKALERAGEALGVRAVVPTLFLTRGGFDPSTSFLFQGLPEGTPPDLLYPGLKAREGRLIPSEGGAVVGAKVAKRSGLTLGSLLRLSPRLALEVEGVLEETGGLADNLIFVPLRVLQEALGTENVTAVLVALSPGQKAEAVARALEEAVPGVKAQTTSEVMRFAERALRISDLVRFGISLVALVVGGLLVANTVMMSVYERVREFGVMRALGARRGFIFRLVLLEALLLALLGGAFGLGLGGAASYAINLYTLDQVGLALSAVTPRLGLFALGVALGLGLLAGLLPAYHASRIPVVEALGRV, from the coding sequence ATGGAGCTTTTCCTCCTCGTCCTCCGCAACCTCCTGGCCCGGCCCGTCCGGAGCCTCCTCACCCTGCTCGGGGTCCTGGTGGCCACGGCGAGCATGGTCCTCTTCCTCTCCTTCGGGGAGGGCCTGAGGCGGGCCCTCTTCCAGGAGCTCTCCCGGGTGGGCCCCGCCATCCAGGTGGTGCCGGAAGGGGCGGAGGGCTTTGTCTTCGGCGGCCTCCCCGAGATTTCCCCCGAAACCCTAAAGGCCTTAGAAAGGGCGGGGGAGGCCCTGGGGGTGCGGGCGGTGGTCCCCACCCTCTTCCTCACCCGGGGAGGCTTTGACCCCAGCACCAGCTTCCTCTTCCAGGGCCTGCCGGAAGGAACCCCCCCGGACCTCCTCTACCCGGGGCTCAAGGCCAGGGAAGGCCGCCTCATCCCCTCGGAAGGGGGCGCCGTGGTGGGGGCCAAGGTGGCCAAGCGGAGCGGCCTCACCTTGGGAAGCCTCCTGAGGCTTTCCCCGAGGCTCGCGCTTGAGGTGGAGGGGGTCTTGGAGGAGACGGGAGGCCTCGCCGACAACCTGATCTTCGTCCCCTTGAGGGTGCTCCAGGAGGCCTTGGGCACGGAGAACGTGACCGCGGTGCTCGTGGCCCTAAGCCCCGGCCAGAAGGCGGAAGCCGTGGCCCGGGCCCTGGAGGAGGCGGTGCCCGGGGTCAAGGCCCAGACCACGAGCGAGGTGATGCGCTTCGCCGAGCGCGCCCTAAGGATCAGCGACCTGGTGCGCTTCGGCATCAGCCTGGTGGCCCTGGTGGTGGGGGGGCTTCTCGTGGCCAACACCGTGATGATGTCCGTGTACGAGCGGGTGCGGGAGTTCGGGGTGATGCGGGCCCTGGGGGCGAGGCGGGGGTTCATCTTCCGCCTGGTGCTCCTGGAGGCCCTTCTCCTGGCCCTCCTGGGCGGGGCCTTTGGCCTGGGCCTGGGAGGGGCGGCGTCCTACGCCATCAACCTCTACACCCTGGACCAGGTGGGCCTGGCCCTTTCGGCGGTGACCCCGAGGCTTGGGCTTTTCGCCCTGGGGGTGGCCCTCGGCCTCGGGCTTCTCGCCGGGCTTCTTCCCGCCTACCACGCAAGCCGCATCCCCGTGGTGGAGGCCTTGGGGAGGGTGTAG
- a CDS encoding FAD-dependent oxidoreductase, with protein MGERLVVVGGVAGGASAAAKAKRENPELEVVVYEKSGWVSYGACGLPYVLSGEIPRLERLVARTPEEFRKQGVLVHTRHEVVDVDYGLRTLTVHDHAEGRTFQDRFDHLVLATGARPLLPPIPGTEQAGVYTLRTMEDGERLLKALPQARRAAILGAGYIGLEAAEAFRKRGLEVTLLEAKDRPLPHWDPEVGALLKEELERHGVEVWTGVRVEALRGMGRVEAVETSEGVVPADLVLVATGVRPNTALAQAMGVALGPTGAIATDERMRTNLEGVYAAGDVAESFHRVLKRPYWLPLGDVANKHGRTAGSVIAGKEARFLGVVGTAIFKAFDLAVATTGLSLEGALKEGFPAKKVFIQSRDGAHYYPGSGPLWVELVYEEGTGRLLGGAVVARGHGALRIDALAALLHREGTVEDLLALDLAYAPPFSPVWDPLLIAAQQAR; from the coding sequence ATGGGCGAGCGCCTGGTGGTCGTGGGCGGGGTGGCGGGCGGGGCCTCCGCCGCCGCCAAGGCCAAGAGGGAGAACCCCGAGCTGGAGGTGGTGGTCTACGAGAAGTCGGGGTGGGTCTCCTACGGGGCCTGCGGCCTGCCCTACGTGCTTTCCGGGGAGATCCCCCGCCTGGAAAGGCTGGTGGCCCGCACCCCCGAGGAGTTCCGCAAGCAAGGGGTCCTGGTCCACACCCGCCACGAGGTGGTGGACGTGGACTACGGGCTCCGCACCCTCACGGTGCACGACCACGCCGAGGGAAGGACCTTCCAGGACCGCTTTGACCACCTGGTCCTGGCCACGGGGGCGCGGCCCCTCCTCCCCCCCATCCCCGGCACGGAGCAGGCGGGGGTGTACACCCTGAGAACCATGGAGGACGGGGAGAGGCTCCTAAAGGCCCTTCCCCAAGCCCGGCGGGCCGCCATCCTGGGGGCGGGGTACATCGGCCTCGAGGCCGCCGAGGCCTTCCGCAAGCGGGGCCTGGAGGTGACCCTCCTGGAGGCCAAGGACCGCCCCCTCCCCCACTGGGACCCCGAGGTGGGGGCCCTCCTCAAGGAGGAGCTGGAGCGGCACGGGGTGGAGGTCTGGACCGGGGTGAGGGTGGAGGCCCTCCGGGGGATGGGCCGGGTGGAGGCGGTGGAGACCTCGGAAGGCGTGGTGCCCGCGGACCTGGTGCTGGTGGCCACGGGGGTCCGGCCCAACACCGCCCTCGCCCAGGCCATGGGGGTGGCCCTGGGGCCCACGGGGGCCATCGCCACCGACGAAAGGATGCGCACCAACCTGGAAGGGGTCTACGCCGCCGGGGACGTGGCGGAAAGCTTCCACCGGGTCCTCAAGCGCCCTTACTGGCTCCCCTTGGGGGACGTGGCCAACAAGCACGGCCGCACCGCGGGAAGCGTCATCGCCGGCAAGGAGGCCCGCTTTCTGGGCGTGGTGGGCACGGCCATCTTCAAGGCCTTTGACCTGGCCGTGGCCACCACGGGGCTTTCCCTGGAGGGGGCCCTCAAGGAGGGGTTCCCGGCCAAGAAAGTCTTCATCCAAAGCCGGGATGGGGCCCACTACTACCCGGGAAGCGGGCCCCTCTGGGTGGAGCTCGTCTACGAGGAGGGGACGGGGAGGCTCCTGGGCGGCGCGGTGGTGGCCCGGGGGCACGGGGCCCTGCGCATAGACGCCCTCGCCGCCCTCCTTCACCGGGAGGGAACCGTGGAGGACCTTTTGGCCCTGGACCTGGCCTACGCCCCGCCCTTTAGCCCCGTCTGGGACCCCCTCCTCATCGCCGCCCAGCAGGCCCGCTAA
- a CDS encoding ABC transporter ATP-binding protein — protein sequence MTLRAENLTKRYRQGEKEVVALSGFTYAFPPGATAVVGPSGSGKTTLLNLLAGFDLPTEGGVYLGDIPLHALSEDERAGVRLKHMGFVFQQWNLIPTLTALENVAFPLLLAGWPRRARLERAAELLEKVGLEARLHHLPSRLSGGEQQRVALARALALDPPILFADEPTGNLDLEAREQVANLLFALGEARTLILVTHDLELAQRAGRILHLKGGRLVREEAPQAKG from the coding sequence ATGACCCTAAGAGCGGAAAACCTCACCAAGCGCTACCGGCAAGGGGAGAAGGAGGTGGTGGCCCTTTCGGGCTTCACCTACGCCTTCCCCCCGGGGGCCACGGCGGTGGTAGGGCCTTCGGGAAGCGGGAAGACCACCCTCCTAAACCTCCTCGCGGGCTTTGACCTGCCCACGGAGGGCGGGGTCTACCTGGGGGACATCCCCCTCCACGCCCTCTCCGAGGACGAGCGGGCGGGAGTGCGGCTTAAGCACATGGGCTTCGTCTTCCAGCAGTGGAACCTCATCCCCACCCTCACCGCCCTGGAGAACGTGGCCTTTCCCCTCCTCCTCGCGGGCTGGCCGAGGAGGGCGAGGCTAGAGCGGGCGGCGGAGCTTTTGGAGAAGGTGGGCCTAGAAGCCCGCCTCCACCACCTGCCAAGCCGCCTCTCCGGCGGGGAGCAGCAGCGGGTGGCCCTGGCCCGGGCTTTGGCCCTGGACCCCCCCATCCTCTTCGCCGACGAGCCCACGGGGAACCTGGACCTCGAGGCGCGGGAGCAGGTGGCGAACCTCCTCTTCGCCCTAGGCGAGGCGCGCACCCTGATCCTCGTCACCCACGACCTGGAACTCGCCCAAAGGGCAGGGCGCATCCTCCACTTAAAAGGCGGGCGGCTCGTGCGGGAGGAGGCGCCTCAGGCCAAGGGCTAA
- the sufB gene encoding Fe-S cluster assembly protein SufB: protein MSELEIRQIGEEYRWHFIDEIRPVFKAEKGLTRRVIEAISYHKDEPEWMLKFRLRAFEIFQKKPMPTWGPDLSGLNLDDLVYYVKPAEVRDAKSWDEVPEEIRRTYERLGIPEAERKVLAGVGAQYDSEMVYHRVREELERQGVIFVAIEEGMKKYEDLFKEYFAKVVPPEDNKFAALNSAAWSGGSFVYVPPGVKVELPLQAYFRVNTPEFGQFERTLIIVDEGAEVHYIEGCTAPMYSTESLHTGVIEIVVKRGARSRYTTIQNWSTNMYNLVTQRALVYGEAFHEWVDGNLGSKVTMKYPSSYLLEPGARSEILSIAFAKTGQHQDTGGKLILAAPHTSGTIVSKSISKGEGRASYRGLVKVMEGARHGKVNVECDALLIDPESRTDTYPYIEIEEETAHVGHEATVSKINDEQIFYLQSRGLKEDEAAALIVRGFIEPIAKELPLEYAVELNKLIELEMEGSVG, encoded by the coding sequence ATGAGCGAGCTGGAGATCCGCCAGATCGGCGAGGAGTATCGCTGGCACTTCATTGACGAGATCCGGCCCGTCTTCAAGGCGGAGAAGGGGCTCACCCGCAGGGTGATTGAGGCCATCAGCTACCACAAGGACGAGCCCGAGTGGATGCTGAAGTTCCGCCTGCGGGCCTTTGAGATCTTCCAGAAGAAGCCCATGCCCACTTGGGGCCCCGACCTCTCCGGGCTCAACCTGGACGACCTCGTCTACTACGTGAAGCCCGCCGAGGTCCGGGACGCCAAGAGCTGGGACGAGGTCCCCGAGGAGATCCGCCGGACCTACGAGCGCCTGGGCATCCCCGAGGCGGAGCGCAAGGTCTTGGCCGGAGTGGGGGCCCAGTACGACTCGGAGATGGTCTACCACCGGGTCAGGGAGGAGCTTGAGCGCCAGGGGGTCATCTTCGTGGCCATTGAGGAGGGGATGAAGAAGTACGAGGACCTCTTCAAGGAGTACTTCGCCAAGGTGGTGCCCCCTGAGGACAACAAGTTCGCCGCCCTGAACTCGGCCGCCTGGTCCGGGGGCTCCTTCGTCTACGTGCCCCCCGGGGTCAAGGTGGAGCTCCCCCTGCAGGCCTACTTCCGGGTGAACACCCCCGAGTTCGGCCAGTTTGAGCGCACCCTGATCATCGTGGACGAGGGGGCCGAGGTGCACTACATTGAGGGCTGCACCGCCCCCATGTACTCCACGGAAAGCCTCCACACGGGGGTGATTGAGATCGTGGTGAAGCGGGGGGCGCGGAGCCGCTACACCACCATCCAGAACTGGTCCACCAACATGTACAACCTGGTGACCCAGCGGGCCCTGGTCTACGGGGAGGCCTTCCACGAATGGGTGGACGGCAATCTGGGCTCCAAGGTCACCATGAAGTACCCCTCCAGCTACCTCCTGGAGCCGGGGGCTAGGAGCGAGATCCTCTCCATCGCCTTCGCCAAGACGGGCCAGCACCAGGACACGGGCGGCAAGCTCATCCTGGCCGCCCCCCACACCTCGGGGACCATCGTCTCCAAGAGCATCTCCAAGGGGGAGGGGCGGGCGAGCTACCGCGGCCTGGTGAAGGTGATGGAAGGGGCCCGGCACGGCAAGGTCAACGTGGAGTGCGACGCCCTCCTCATTGACCCCGAAAGCCGCACCGACACCTACCCCTACATTGAGATTGAGGAGGAAACCGCCCACGTGGGCCACGAGGCCACGGTCTCCAAGATCAACGACGAGCAGATCTTCTACCTCCAGTCCCGTGGCCTCAAGGAGGACGAGGCCGCGGCCCTCATCGTGCGCGGCTTCATTGAGCCCATCGCCAAGGAGCTCCCCCTGGAGTACGCCGTGGAGCTCAACAAGCTCATTGAGCTGGAGATGGAGGGCTCCGTCGGCTAA